In one window of Cellulophaga sp. HaHa_2_95 DNA:
- the infC gene encoding translation initiation factor IF-3, which produces MAIRKRFKPQPRRENKNPHKINAQILSPNVRLVGDNVEVGVYPIREALNKSEELELDLVEISPNADPPVCKITDYKKFLYEQKKREKVMKAKATKVVVKEIRFGPQTDDHDYEFKKKHAEKFLKDGAKLKAYVFFKGRSIVYKDQGEILLLKLASELEDLGKVEQMPRLEGKRMTMFIAPKTNKK; this is translated from the coding sequence ATAGCAATAAGAAAAAGATTTAAACCCCAACCACGGAGGGAAAACAAAAACCCTCACAAAATCAACGCACAAATACTTTCTCCTAACGTAAGGTTGGTAGGTGATAATGTAGAAGTTGGTGTTTACCCTATTAGGGAAGCACTTAACAAATCTGAGGAACTAGAATTAGATTTGGTAGAGATATCTCCAAATGCTGATCCGCCTGTTTGTAAGATAACAGATTATAAAAAATTCTTATACGAGCAAAAAAAGCGCGAAAAAGTCATGAAGGCTAAAGCGACTAAAGTTGTTGTAAAAGAAATTCGTTTTGGACCACAAACTGATGATCATGATTATGAGTTCAAAAAGAAGCATGCAGAGAAATTTTTAAAAGACGGAGCTAAATTAAAAGCATACGTATTTTTTAAAGGACGTTCAATTGTTTACAAAGATCAAGGTGAAATACTTTTACTGAAACTAGCTTCTGAATTAGAAGATTTAGGTAAAGTAGAACAAATGCCAAGATTAGAAGGAAAAAGAATGACGATGTTCATTGCTCCTAAAACAAACAAGAAGTAA
- the rpmI gene encoding 50S ribosomal protein L35: protein MPKQKTKSSAKKRFKLTGSGKIKRKHAFKSHILTKKSKKRKLALTHSGLVHQADVNSIKEQLRLK from the coding sequence ATGCCTAAACAGAAAACAAAATCCAGTGCTAAAAAGCGTTTTAAGCTTACAGGTTCTGGTAAAATCAAAAGAAAGCACGCTTTTAAGAGTCACATTTTGACAAAAAAATCTAAAAAGCGTAAGCTAGCGTTAACACATTCAGGGTTAGTTCACCAGGCTGATGTTAACAGTATTAAAGAGCAATTACGTTTAAAGTAA
- a CDS encoding carboxymuconolactone decarboxylase family protein, translating into MTTLKVHNIESAPEAAKPLLEGSKKAYGMIPGLHGVLAGAPGLLKAYQDLHQLFTETSFNNEELTVVWQTINVEHACHYCVPAHTGIAKMMKVDDAITEALRTETPLTDAKLEALRTMTLAITRNRGNVSQEDLNAFYAAGYGEQQVLEIILGLSQKVISNYTNHIANTPVDDAFKSFAWSKK; encoded by the coding sequence ATGACAACTTTAAAAGTTCACAACATTGAATCTGCACCAGAAGCTGCAAAACCATTATTAGAAGGTTCTAAAAAAGCATATGGAATGATTCCTGGCTTACACGGCGTTTTAGCTGGAGCTCCTGGATTACTGAAAGCTTATCAAGATTTACATCAATTATTTACAGAAACATCATTTAATAATGAAGAACTTACTGTAGTTTGGCAAACTATCAATGTAGAACACGCTTGCCATTATTGTGTACCTGCACATACCGGCATTGCAAAAATGATGAAAGTTGATGATGCTATTACCGAAGCATTACGTACCGAAACTCCTTTAACAGATGCTAAATTAGAAGCACTACGTACTATGACCTTGGCCATTACTCGTAACCGTGGGAATGTTTCTCAAGAAGATTTAAATGCTTTTTATGCGGCTGGTTATGGTGAGCAGCAAGTACTAGAAATTATTTTGGGCCTTTCTCAAAAAGTAATAAGCAATTATACAAATCATATTGCAAATACTCCAGTAGATGATGCTTTCAAGAGTTTTGCTTGGTCTAAAAAATAA
- the rplT gene encoding 50S ribosomal protein L20 produces the protein MPRSVNSVASRARRKKVMKQAKGYFGRRKNVWTVAKNAVEKAMLYAYRDRRNKKRNFRSLWITRINAGARLHGMSYSQFMGKVKANNIELNRKVLADLAMNHPEAFKAVVQKIK, from the coding sequence ATGCCAAGATCAGTAAATTCAGTTGCTTCTAGAGCCAGAAGAAAAAAGGTAATGAAGCAAGCCAAAGGTTACTTTGGAAGACGTAAAAACGTTTGGACAGTAGCTAAAAATGCGGTTGAAAAAGCAATGTTATATGCTTATAGAGACCGTAGAAACAAGAAAAGAAATTTCCGTTCATTATGGATCACTCGTATTAATGCAGGTGCTCGTTTACACGGAATGTCTTATTCTCAGTTTATGGGGAAAGTAAAAGCTAACAACATCGAATTAAACCGTAAGGTTTTAGCCGATTTAGCAATGAATCACCCAGAAGCTTTTAAAGCTGTCGTTCAAAAAATAAAGTAA
- a CDS encoding DUF4870 domain-containing protein: protein MNENNLVEKPIIENTLKEDNSTLALLHYSQLLNLFGFFGIVVPVILWATKKQEIQGMDEHGKHVINYQLSMLLYGAIFAISFFVSIILTFLLIGFVFLIILCIIGIPLALLLIIYPIIGGIAASKGEFYKYPLTIKFIN, encoded by the coding sequence ATGAATGAAAACAATTTAGTTGAAAAGCCTATAATTGAAAATACGTTAAAAGAAGATAACAGCACATTAGCTCTTCTACATTACAGTCAATTATTAAATTTATTTGGTTTTTTTGGTATCGTCGTGCCCGTAATCTTATGGGCAACAAAAAAACAAGAAATTCAGGGAATGGACGAACATGGCAAGCATGTTATCAATTATCAATTAAGTATGCTTTTATATGGTGCTATTTTCGCTATCTCATTTTTTGTTTCTATCATACTAACCTTTCTACTAATAGGGTTTGTATTCCTAATTATACTCTGTATTATAGGAATCCCTCTAGCCTTGCTATTAATTATCTATCCTATTATTGGTGGCATTGCTGCTTCAAAAGGAGAATTTTACAAGTACCCATTAACCATTAAATTTATTAATTAG
- a CDS encoding HAD family hydrolase, giving the protein MDLSKIKMVVTDMDGTLLNSDHQVSAKFFSLFESLKKKDIKFVAASGRQYHSIVDKLAAIKDDIIVIAENGGVAKQYGKELLVTPLPNATKNEVITILDGVKNVHPVLCGKDNAYITNKSTLFEQKLKEYYTNYKVLDNLNDFDGEIVKIAIYHFENSEKYIYPKVFHLENELQVKISGANWVDISSKNANKGYALEKVMKENNILPHELLVFGDYNNDLEMLALADYSFAMKNAHPKVLKLANYHTESNDNFGVERIIEQLINSK; this is encoded by the coding sequence ATGGATCTATCAAAAATAAAAATGGTTGTTACAGATATGGACGGGACTCTATTAAACTCCGATCATCAGGTGAGCGCCAAATTCTTTTCATTATTTGAATCATTAAAGAAGAAGGATATAAAATTTGTTGCCGCAAGCGGAAGACAATACCATAGCATCGTTGACAAATTAGCAGCTATTAAAGATGATATTATAGTCATTGCCGAAAATGGTGGTGTTGCCAAGCAATATGGAAAAGAACTGCTAGTCACTCCCCTTCCCAATGCTACAAAAAATGAAGTTATTACTATTTTAGATGGCGTAAAAAATGTACATCCTGTACTTTGTGGGAAAGACAACGCATACATAACGAACAAATCTACATTGTTCGAGCAGAAATTAAAAGAATACTACACCAACTATAAGGTCTTGGATAATTTAAATGACTTTGATGGCGAAATAGTTAAGATTGCTATTTATCACTTTGAAAACTCTGAAAAATACATCTATCCAAAAGTATTTCACCTAGAAAATGAATTACAGGTAAAAATATCAGGAGCTAATTGGGTAGATATCTCCAGTAAAAATGCTAACAAAGGGTATGCATTGGAAAAAGTGATGAAGGAAAATAACATCTTACCTCATGAGTTACTGGTCTTTGGTGATTACAATAATGATTTAGAAATGCTAGCCTTAGCAGACTACAGTTTTGCAATGAAGAACGCTCACCCTAAGGTTTTAAAACTAGCCAATTACCACACCGAAAGTAATGATAACTTTGGAGTAGAAAGGATTATAGAACAACTAATAAACTCAAAATAA
- a CDS encoding TetR/AcrR family transcriptional regulator, which yields MARKKQYNEEEVINKAMRLFWKNGYEATSVRMLEKEMGINQFSIYASFKNKQGVFLESIKNYKKEINGIKEILRQSNNGVTGIKQYFYNFLEFSKEGTLRKGCLVTNSVNEIKNDADPEVMVELKKFANEIRTLFVSNLKQDDQRKEIECKADFLMNSLLGLSIASKVFDKDQLENIIEVTFKNL from the coding sequence ATGGCTCGTAAAAAACAATATAACGAAGAAGAAGTAATCAATAAAGCAATGCGGCTTTTTTGGAAGAATGGTTACGAAGCTACTTCCGTGCGTATGTTAGAGAAAGAAATGGGCATCAACCAATTCTCTATCTATGCAAGTTTTAAAAATAAACAAGGTGTTTTTTTAGAAAGCATTAAAAATTATAAGAAAGAAATTAATGGAATTAAGGAAATACTGAGACAATCTAATAACGGTGTCACAGGCATTAAGCAATATTTTTATAATTTTTTAGAATTTTCAAAAGAAGGAACACTAAGAAAAGGTTGTCTGGTAACCAATTCTGTCAACGAAATTAAAAACGATGCAGATCCCGAGGTTATGGTAGAACTTAAAAAGTTTGCAAATGAAATTAGAACTTTGTTTGTAAGTAATCTAAAACAAGACGACCAAAGAAAGGAAATAGAATGTAAAGCAGATTTTTTAATGAATAGTCTTTTGGGTTTATCCATAGCATCAAAAGTATTTGATAAAGATCAGCTGGAAAATATAATAGAAGTTACGTTTAAAAACCTCTAA
- the thrS gene encoding threonine--tRNA ligase has translation MIKITLPDGSIRECEKGSTPMDVAKSISEGFARNVISAKFNDTVLEVTTPLLEDGSLILYTWNDAAGKKAFWHSSSHVVAQAIEELYPGVKLTIGPAIDNGFYYDVDLGENKSISDKDFPAIEKKAIEIARGKHNFEMHAVSKADALKKYKEQGNEYKVELIENLEDGTITFCDHDTFTDLCRGGHIPNTGIIKAIKILSVAGAYWRGDENNPQLTRVYGISFPKQKELTEYLELLEQAKQRDHRKLGRELELFTFSAKVGQGLPLWLPKGAALRERLENFLKKAQKKAGYEMVVTPHIGQKELYVTSGHYAKYGEDSFQPIKTPKMDEEFLLKPMNCPHHCEVYNFKPHSYKDLPKRFAEFGTVYRYEQSGELHGLTRVRGFTQDDAHIFCTPDQLDQEFKNVIDLSLYVLGSLGFDNFTAQVSVRDLTKPEKYIGSVENWEKAENAIINAAKEKGLNFVIESGEAAFYGPKLDFMVKDALGRQWQLGTIQVDYNLPERFDLTYKGSDNELHRPVMIHRAPFGSMERFIALLLEHTGGNFPLWLIPEQAIILPVSEKHEKYAEKVLNSLEKHEIRALVDKRNETVGKKIREAEMNKLPFMLIVGEDEEAKETISVRRHGGEDLGSITISDFNELVTKEINSTLKSF, from the coding sequence ATGATTAAGATTACATTACCAGACGGTAGTATTAGAGAGTGCGAAAAAGGAAGCACACCAATGGATGTTGCTAAAAGTATTAGTGAAGGTTTTGCGAGAAATGTTATTTCTGCAAAATTCAATGACACCGTACTTGAAGTTACCACCCCGCTTTTAGAGGATGGCTCCCTAATATTATATACTTGGAATGATGCAGCAGGAAAAAAAGCCTTTTGGCATTCTTCTTCTCACGTAGTTGCACAAGCTATTGAAGAGTTATACCCCGGTGTTAAATTAACAATAGGGCCTGCTATTGATAACGGATTTTATTACGATGTAGATTTAGGAGAAAATAAATCTATCTCTGATAAAGATTTTCCTGCAATAGAGAAAAAGGCAATAGAGATTGCGAGAGGCAAACATAATTTTGAGATGCATGCCGTATCTAAAGCCGATGCGTTAAAAAAATACAAGGAACAAGGCAACGAATACAAAGTTGAACTTATCGAAAATCTGGAAGATGGTACTATCACTTTTTGTGATCATGATACTTTTACAGATTTATGTAGAGGGGGTCATATCCCAAATACAGGAATAATAAAAGCTATTAAAATTTTAAGTGTCGCAGGAGCTTATTGGAGAGGTGATGAAAACAACCCACAACTTACTAGAGTTTATGGTATTTCATTCCCAAAACAAAAAGAGCTTACAGAATATTTAGAATTATTAGAGCAAGCGAAACAAAGAGACCATAGAAAATTAGGAAGAGAATTAGAGCTATTTACCTTCTCTGCGAAAGTAGGACAAGGCCTACCATTGTGGCTACCTAAGGGAGCTGCTTTGCGCGAAAGATTAGAGAACTTCCTAAAAAAGGCCCAGAAAAAAGCTGGTTATGAAATGGTAGTCACACCTCATATCGGCCAAAAAGAATTATACGTTACCTCTGGTCATTATGCCAAATATGGAGAAGATAGCTTTCAACCTATCAAAACTCCTAAAATGGACGAAGAGTTCTTGTTAAAACCAATGAATTGCCCACACCATTGCGAGGTTTACAACTTTAAACCTCATTCTTACAAAGATCTACCGAAGCGTTTTGCTGAATTTGGTACTGTATACAGGTATGAACAGAGTGGCGAGCTTCATGGCTTAACACGTGTTAGAGGTTTCACTCAAGATGATGCTCACATTTTCTGTACTCCAGATCAATTGGATCAAGAATTTAAAAATGTTATCGATTTATCATTATATGTTCTAGGCTCTTTAGGCTTTGATAATTTTACAGCACAGGTATCTGTACGTGATTTGACCAAACCAGAAAAATATATTGGTTCTGTTGAAAATTGGGAAAAAGCGGAAAATGCAATTATAAATGCTGCAAAAGAAAAAGGTCTCAATTTTGTAATTGAAAGTGGTGAAGCTGCCTTCTATGGCCCAAAATTAGACTTTATGGTAAAAGATGCCCTTGGTAGACAATGGCAATTGGGGACTATTCAAGTAGATTACAATCTTCCTGAACGTTTTGATCTCACCTATAAAGGTAGTGACAATGAGCTTCATAGACCCGTAATGATTCACCGTGCTCCTTTTGGTAGTATGGAACGTTTTATCGCCCTATTACTAGAGCATACAGGAGGTAATTTCCCACTTTGGTTAATCCCAGAACAAGCTATAATTTTACCGGTAAGCGAGAAACATGAAAAATATGCGGAAAAAGTTTTAAATTCGCTAGAAAAACACGAAATTCGCGCACTTGTTGACAAGCGTAATGAGACTGTTGGCAAGAAAATACGAGAAGCAGAGATGAATAAGTTACCATTTATGCTTATCGTAGGAGAAGATGAAGAAGCTAAAGAAACCATCTCTGTACGTAGACATGGAGGCGAAGATTTAGGATCAATTACAATTTCTGACTTTAATGAGTTGGTAACTAAAGAAATAAATAGTACCTTAAAGTCGTTTTAA
- a CDS encoding secondary thiamine-phosphate synthase enzyme YjbQ, translated as MKFYQSEFRLKSFSRGFHLITEQVLRELPELKNIKVGMLQVFIKHTSASLTINENADPTVRLDFESHMNVMVPENQPYYKHDYEGSDDMPAHIKSSLMGASVQIPITNGQLNLGIWQGIYLCEHRDSASGRTIVITAFGN; from the coding sequence ATGAAGTTTTATCAATCGGAATTCAGGTTAAAAAGTTTTTCTAGGGGCTTTCATCTAATAACAGAACAAGTCTTGCGAGAACTTCCAGAACTGAAAAATATTAAAGTGGGCATGCTTCAGGTATTTATAAAACATACCTCGGCCAGTTTAACAATTAATGAAAATGCAGATCCAACCGTACGCTTAGATTTTGAAAGTCACATGAATGTTATGGTGCCCGAAAATCAACCGTATTATAAACATGATTATGAAGGTTCTGATGACATGCCTGCACATATCAAATCTTCTTTAATGGGGGCATCTGTTCAAATCCCCATTACCAATGGTCAGTTAAATTTAGGAATCTGGCAAGGGATATATTTATGTGAACATCGTGATAGCGCTTCTGGAAGAACTATTGTTATTACTGCTTTTGGAAACTAA